Proteins encoded together in one Variovorax paradoxus EPS window:
- a CDS encoding BON domain-containing protein, whose protein sequence is MTMKTMTATSTRRFALALTLGAALVAGLSACVPLVVGGAAVVGVGMVATDRRSSGAQLDDQGIELRAAARVRDIANDQMYVSVTSFNRQVLLTGAVGNEADRRRVEDEVSRVVNVRSVVNELTLGAPSTFQDRSNDLYITGKVKASLLDAKDIFANSFKVITERGVVYLMGIATRRETDRATEITRGVGGVMKVVRVVEVVSEADLAASQAANQSAAQRGGTGPAPVSNATPSAPSSSSSSSRVPLPPMEPLPAPGSAPAQPAVTTSPVR, encoded by the coding sequence ATGACCATGAAGACCATGACGGCCACGTCGACCCGGCGTTTCGCCCTCGCACTCACCCTGGGTGCCGCCCTGGTCGCGGGCCTTTCGGCCTGCGTGCCCCTCGTGGTGGGTGGTGCCGCTGTGGTGGGCGTGGGCATGGTGGCAACCGATCGCCGCAGTTCGGGCGCCCAGCTCGACGACCAGGGCATCGAACTGCGCGCTGCCGCCCGCGTGCGCGACATCGCCAATGACCAGATGTACGTGAGCGTCACCAGCTTCAACCGCCAGGTGCTGCTGACCGGCGCGGTGGGCAACGAGGCCGACCGCCGCCGCGTCGAGGACGAAGTGAGCCGCGTGGTCAACGTGCGCTCGGTGGTGAACGAACTCACGCTCGGCGCGCCCAGCACTTTCCAGGACCGCTCGAACGACCTCTACATCACCGGCAAGGTGAAGGCCTCGCTGCTCGATGCGAAGGACATCTTCGCCAATTCGTTCAAGGTGATCACCGAGCGCGGCGTGGTCTACCTGATGGGCATCGCCACGCGGCGCGAGACCGATCGCGCCACTGAGATCACGCGCGGCGTGGGCGGTGTGATGAAGGTGGTGCGCGTGGTCGAGGTGGTGAGCGAGGCCGACCTCGCCGCGAGCCAGGCGGCGAACCAGTCCGCGGCACAGCGCGGCGGCACCGGCCCTGCGCCGGTGAGCAACGCGACGCCTTCGGCGCCTTCTTCTTCATCCTCTTCCTCGCGCGTGCCGCTGCCGCCGATGGAGCCGCTGCCCGCGCCGGGCTCGGCGCCCGCGCAGCCGGCGGTGACGACCTCGCCGGTTCGCTGA
- a CDS encoding SIS domain-containing protein, with protein MLEQRIQQHFIDSADLKYQTGPVLSKPISQAMQAILACVTSGGKVLACGAGVSGLLATQFAAQFVGRFERERPELGAIALPGDATDPNADSANAIDADRFARQVRALGQAGDVLLALSASGQSAAVLAAVLAAHERDMTVVALLGNAVSGPPAAPGAGSSGTGGVIGRALRETDVQISVPHERAARIHEVHLLALHCLCDGVDAQLLGEQEASS; from the coding sequence ATGCTCGAGCAACGGATTCAGCAGCACTTCATCGACAGTGCCGACCTCAAATACCAGACCGGACCGGTCCTCAGCAAACCCATCTCTCAAGCGATGCAGGCCATCCTGGCCTGCGTGACCAGTGGCGGCAAGGTGCTGGCTTGCGGCGCCGGCGTGTCGGGCCTGCTGGCCACGCAGTTCGCCGCGCAGTTCGTTGGCCGTTTCGAACGCGAGCGCCCTGAACTGGGCGCCATCGCACTGCCCGGCGACGCCACAGACCCGAATGCCGACAGCGCGAACGCGATCGATGCCGACCGCTTCGCCCGCCAGGTGCGCGCGCTGGGCCAGGCCGGCGACGTGCTGCTCGCGTTGAGCGCCAGCGGCCAGTCGGCAGCGGTGCTTGCTGCCGTGCTGGCGGCGCACGAGCGCGACATGACCGTGGTCGCGCTGCTCGGCAACGCCGTCTCGGGTCCGCCCGCGGCGCCCGGTGCAGGCAGCAGCGGCACCGGCGGCGTCATCGGCCGTGCGCTGCGCGAGACCGACGTCCAGATCAGCGTGCCGCACGAGCGTGCGGCGCGCATCCATGAAGTCCACCTGCTCGCGCTGCATTGCCTGTGCGACGGCGTGGATGCCCAGTTACTCGGAGAACAGGAAGCTTCCTCATGA
- a CDS encoding YraN family protein, which produces MKTTTTKRRGDAAEDAALEYLQDAGLALIARNYRTPGRGGGEIDLIMRDPRGPGGGTLVFVEVRQRSAGTHGGAGGSITGTKQRRIVFAAQHYLGRLRSVPPCRFDVVLVEEKITWLQAAFDAA; this is translated from the coding sequence ATGAAGACCACCACAACAAAGCGTCGCGGCGATGCGGCGGAAGATGCCGCGCTCGAATATCTGCAGGACGCCGGCCTCGCGCTGATCGCCCGCAATTATCGAACGCCCGGCCGCGGCGGCGGCGAGATCGACCTGATCATGCGCGATCCGCGGGGTCCCGGCGGCGGCACGCTGGTGTTCGTCGAGGTCCGCCAGCGCAGTGCCGGCACGCACGGCGGTGCGGGCGGCAGCATCACCGGGACGAAGCAGCGGCGCATCGTGTTCGCCGCGCAGCACTACCTCGGCCGGCTGCGCTCGGTGCCGCCGTGCCGCTTCGACGTGGTGCTGGTCGAGGAGAAAATCACCTGGCTTCAGGCGGCGTTCGACGCGGCCTGA
- the rsmI gene encoding 16S rRNA (cytidine(1402)-2'-O)-methyltransferase yields the protein MASLAPASFGAALAAAHDAAGAQHYPQATLYVVATPIGNLADITLRALHVLQLVDVIACEDTRHTQSLLRAYGIDRPGARLLAVHQHNEAEAAQAVVARLAQGERIAYVSDAGTPGVSDPGARLVAAVRAAGQRVLPLPGASSVTTLIGAAGLVADGADGNASSAFVFAGFLPSKAGERDTAVQALSQEPRAVVLLEAPHRIESLARALAVLGERRITVGRELTKQFEEIATVAASALPDWFAADRDRVRGEFALVLHPVAVSGDGGAEGERVLRLLLAELPVKTAVRLAAEISGAPRNALYETALRIRNDGNDEPGD from the coding sequence TTGGCTTCACTCGCCCCTGCTTCTTTCGGCGCCGCCCTTGCGGCCGCGCACGACGCCGCGGGTGCGCAGCATTATCCGCAGGCCACGCTCTATGTGGTCGCCACGCCGATCGGCAACCTGGCCGACATCACGCTGCGCGCGCTGCACGTGCTGCAGCTGGTCGACGTGATCGCCTGCGAGGACACGCGCCACACACAAAGCCTCTTGCGTGCCTACGGCATCGACCGCCCCGGCGCCCGGCTGCTGGCCGTGCACCAGCACAACGAAGCCGAGGCCGCGCAGGCCGTGGTCGCGCGGCTCGCGCAGGGCGAGCGCATCGCCTACGTGAGCGACGCCGGCACGCCCGGCGTGAGCGACCCCGGCGCGCGGCTCGTCGCGGCCGTGCGCGCGGCGGGCCAGCGCGTGCTGCCGCTGCCGGGCGCGAGCAGCGTCACGACGCTGATCGGCGCCGCCGGACTGGTGGCGGATGGCGCGGACGGCAACGCGAGCAGCGCCTTCGTCTTCGCGGGCTTCCTGCCGAGCAAGGCCGGCGAGCGCGACACCGCCGTGCAGGCGCTCTCGCAGGAGCCGCGCGCCGTGGTGCTGCTGGAAGCGCCGCACCGCATCGAAAGCCTCGCGCGCGCGCTGGCCGTGCTGGGCGAGCGCCGCATCACCGTGGGCCGCGAGCTCACCAAGCAGTTCGAGGAGATTGCGACGGTGGCGGCCAGCGCCCTGCCCGACTGGTTCGCCGCTGATCGCGACCGCGTGCGAGGCGAGTTCGCGCTGGTGCTGCATCCGGTCGCGGTGAGCGGCGATGGCGGCGCGGAAGGCGAGCGCGTGCTGCGGCTGCTTCTTGCTGAACTGCCTGTGAAGACCGCAGTGCGGCTGGCAGCAGAGATAAGCGGCGCGCCGCGCAATGCGCTGTATGAGACGGCGCTACGTATCCGCAATGACGGCAATGACGAGCCGGGCGACTAA
- a CDS encoding glutathione S-transferase yields MPYQLHYWPTIQGRGEFVRLALEAAGADYVDVARLPESKGGGESALGERLGDPNNARAAFAPPFLVDGDIVVGQTAAILLYLGPRLGLAGVGESDGLWTHQLQLTIADVVAEAHDTHHPISTGAYYEDQRDAAVQRARAFREERIPKFLNWFEQVLQRNPAGDLHLVGDMLTYADLSLFQLVDGLHYAFPKATARALARTPAVEKLHANVKRRQRVHDYLQSARRIAFNEDGIFRRYAELDG; encoded by the coding sequence ATGCCTTACCAACTCCATTACTGGCCCACGATCCAGGGCCGCGGTGAATTCGTGCGGCTCGCGCTCGAAGCAGCGGGTGCCGACTACGTCGACGTGGCGCGGTTGCCTGAATCCAAAGGCGGTGGCGAATCGGCACTGGGCGAGCGGCTCGGCGATCCCAACAACGCCCGCGCCGCCTTTGCGCCGCCCTTCCTCGTCGACGGCGACATCGTGGTGGGCCAGACCGCCGCGATCCTGCTGTACCTCGGGCCGCGGCTGGGCCTCGCGGGCGTCGGCGAGTCCGACGGCCTCTGGACGCATCAACTGCAGCTCACCATCGCCGACGTGGTGGCCGAGGCGCACGACACGCACCATCCGATCTCGACCGGCGCGTACTACGAAGACCAGCGCGATGCCGCCGTTCAGCGTGCGCGGGCCTTTCGCGAAGAGCGGATTCCGAAATTCCTGAACTGGTTCGAGCAGGTGCTCCAGCGCAACCCTGCGGGCGACCTGCATCTGGTCGGCGACATGCTGACCTACGCCGATCTCTCGCTGTTTCAGCTTGTCGACGGCTTGCACTACGCATTTCCGAAGGCCACCGCGCGGGCGCTGGCCCGCACGCCGGCCGTCGAGAAACTGCACGCCAACGTCAAGCGCCGCCAACGCGTGCACGACTACCTGCAGAGCGCGCGCCGCATCGCGTTCAACGAGGATGGGATCTTCAGGCGGTATGCGGAGCTGGACGGTTAG
- a CDS encoding TetR family transcriptional regulator, which yields MATRNRLLDAAELLFQAQGVSQTSLQQIAQQAGATRGAIYWHFKDKADLFNAMMERVILPLEAAPKSDAAAGSDDPLVEIEEGMVHALTLMTTDPQVRRVFDVATHKVEYTHDMASVQQRHLDARNACVVDFEKALRLAARRAHVKLPVPGHVAAQGMHALISGLIQNWLLDPTAFDLVPTGRRTFRVYLAGLGFERPAIGTAVAHEAETAVA from the coding sequence ATGGCTACGCGGAATCGGTTGCTCGATGCCGCGGAGCTGCTGTTTCAGGCGCAAGGCGTCTCGCAGACCTCGCTGCAGCAGATCGCGCAGCAGGCCGGCGCGACCCGCGGCGCCATCTATTGGCACTTCAAGGACAAGGCCGACCTCTTCAACGCCATGATGGAACGCGTCATCCTGCCCCTGGAGGCGGCGCCCAAGAGCGACGCCGCCGCCGGCAGCGACGATCCCCTGGTCGAGATCGAGGAGGGCATGGTCCACGCGCTGACCCTCATGACCACCGACCCGCAGGTGCGCCGCGTGTTCGACGTGGCCACCCACAAGGTCGAGTACACGCATGACATGGCCTCGGTGCAGCAGCGCCACCTCGATGCGCGCAACGCCTGCGTGGTCGACTTCGAAAAAGCCCTGCGGCTGGCCGCGCGCCGCGCCCACGTCAAGCTGCCGGTGCCCGGCCACGTGGCGGCGCAGGGCATGCATGCGCTGATCAGCGGCCTCATCCAGAACTGGCTGCTCGACCCGACCGCCTTCGACCTCGTGCCTACCGGGCGGCGCACCTTCCGCGTCTATCTGGCGGGGCTCGGGTTCGAGCGTCCGGCTATCGGCACTGCGGTTGCGCACGAGGCCGAAACCGCTGTTGCCTGA
- a CDS encoding efflux RND transporter periplasmic adaptor subunit, producing the protein MPLLHVSRPSSFSPRLATVAAVVLLVLAGCGKGDAPAGPGGAGGGGHPPAPEVGVVVATPTDVGLVTELPGRLEASRIAQVRARASGILLKREFREGSDVKAGQLLFRIDPAPLVAASQNAQATLARAEANAVQAKALADRYKPLVEANAVSKQEYANAVASQKTAEADVAAGRAAVQTAKINLGYADVTSPIAGRIGRALVTEGALVGQGDATELAVVQQINPVYVNFTQSASDVLKLRRALAAGQYKRAGGEEAASVSVVLEDGTDYPLPGKLLFSDLTVDSTTGQVTLRAEVPNPKGELLPGLYVRVKLEQAQASNAITLPQQAVTRTQQGDTVSVVDKDGKIGKRTVKISAAKDNQWVVLDGLKAGEQVMVDGFQKLQMMPPGTPVKAVPWKKPDPNAAPAPAAPAPGAAPAAAPAAAAPAAAPAANGQASAPAEKK; encoded by the coding sequence ATGCCTCTCCTGCATGTCTCGCGCCCATCGTCCTTTTCGCCGCGTCTCGCGACCGTGGCCGCCGTTGTCCTGTTGGTCCTCGCGGGCTGCGGCAAGGGCGATGCGCCCGCCGGTCCGGGCGGCGCAGGAGGCGGAGGCCACCCGCCGGCGCCCGAAGTGGGCGTGGTCGTTGCCACCCCAACCGATGTCGGCCTCGTGACCGAACTGCCGGGCCGCCTGGAGGCCTCGCGCATCGCACAGGTCCGCGCCCGCGCCTCGGGCATCCTGCTCAAGCGCGAATTCCGCGAAGGCAGCGACGTGAAGGCCGGCCAGCTCCTGTTCCGCATCGACCCGGCGCCGCTGGTGGCCGCTTCGCAGAACGCCCAGGCCACGCTGGCCCGCGCCGAGGCCAACGCCGTGCAGGCCAAGGCCCTGGCCGACCGCTACAAGCCGCTGGTCGAAGCCAATGCGGTCAGCAAGCAGGAATACGCGAACGCCGTCGCCTCGCAAAAGACCGCCGAAGCCGACGTGGCCGCCGGCCGCGCCGCGGTGCAGACCGCCAAGATCAACCTCGGCTATGCCGACGTGACCTCGCCCATCGCCGGCCGCATCGGCCGCGCCCTCGTGACCGAAGGCGCGCTGGTGGGCCAGGGCGACGCCACCGAGCTGGCCGTCGTGCAGCAGATCAACCCGGTGTACGTGAACTTCACGCAGTCGGCTTCCGACGTGCTGAAGCTGCGCCGCGCGCTGGCCGCCGGCCAGTACAAGCGCGCCGGCGGCGAAGAAGCCGCCAGCGTGAGCGTCGTGCTGGAAGACGGCACCGACTACCCGCTGCCCGGCAAGCTGCTGTTCTCCGACCTCACGGTGGACTCGACCACCGGCCAGGTCACGCTGCGCGCCGAAGTGCCCAACCCCAAGGGCGAGCTGCTGCCCGGTCTCTATGTGCGCGTGAAGCTCGAGCAGGCGCAGGCCAGCAATGCGATCACGCTGCCGCAGCAGGCCGTCACCCGCACCCAGCAGGGCGACACCGTTTCGGTGGTCGACAAGGACGGCAAGATCGGCAAGCGCACCGTGAAGATCAGCGCCGCCAAGGACAACCAGTGGGTGGTGCTCGACGGCCTGAAGGCGGGCGAACAGGTGATGGTCGACGGCTTCCAGAAGCTGCAGATGATGCCGCCCGGAACGCCCGTGAAGGCCGTGCCCTGGAAGAAGCCGGACCCGAACGCAGCACCGGCCCCTGCGGCACCCGCGCCCGGCGCCGCCCCCGCAGCCGCACCGGCTGCCGCTGCGCCCGCGGCAGCCCCCGCCGCGAACGGCCAGGCTTCGGCCCCGGCCGAGAAGAAGTAA
- a CDS encoding efflux RND transporter permease subunit translates to MAKFFIDRPIFAWVIALFILVMGGVAITQLPISQYPPVAPPAIVINVAYPGASAQTLEDSVLSVIEREMNGSPGLIYMESVAQADGTGTITISFEAGTNDDLAQVDVQNRLSRATPRLPAAVTQQGVRVDKSRNNFLMFVMLSSDNPDLDPVALGDYAARNVVPELQRVVGVGQAQLFGSENAMRIWIDPAKLQGFNLSATDVNNAIRAQNAQVSSGTIGDLPNIPGQAIAATVVVNGQLANVEQFKNIVLRANTDGSTVRLKDVARVELGGQSYATSARLNGVPAVGIGVQPTPNGNALQSAKAIRAKMTELARFFPQGVKWDIPYDSSRFVQISITEVVKTLLEAVALVFVVMFLFLQNWRYTIIPTIVVPIALLGTFASLLALGFSINVLTMFGMVLVIGIVVDDAIVVVENVERIMSEEGLSPLEATRKAMKQISGAIIGVTVVLISVFVPLAFFAGSTGNIYRQFSAVMVTSIAFSAFMALSLTPALCATLLKPVEAGHHHEKRGFFGWFNRGFSRTAKGYESLVARILRRAARYLIIYVAIIGAVAYTYTHLPSSFLPQEDQGNIIVNVQLPPGATQERALSVMQQVEGFILKQPEVQSMVGVMGFSFSGQGQNAGLAFVTLKDWEERKDPAHSASALAGRAFGALSGIRDAFIYPLSPPPIPELGNASGFSFRLQDRAGAGHEALINARNQLLGMAGQSKILSQVRPDGLEDAPQLQIDIDRDKANALGVSFDAINATLSTGLGSSYINDFPNRGRLQRVVVQADAPARMQPDDLLKLNASNTQGQPVPLSAFATTKWVTGATQTVRYNGYPAIRISGDAAAGFSTGAAMAEMEKLASQLPQGFGFEWTGQSREEKLAGSQAIILYGFAILAVFLCLAALYESWSIPLAVILVVPLGVLGVLLATMLRAYSNDVYFQVGLITIIGLSAKNAILIIEFAKDLQAQGKGIVESALAAAHLRFRPIVMTSLAFGLGVVPLVIASGAGSASQRAIGTGVLGGMVTGTALAVIFVPVFFVVVRTLFKGSARQREADKRHAEAAGIVEEPKHD, encoded by the coding sequence ATGGCCAAATTCTTTATCGACCGCCCGATCTTCGCCTGGGTGATCGCGCTGTTCATCCTGGTGATGGGCGGCGTGGCAATCACCCAGCTGCCGATCTCGCAGTACCCGCCGGTGGCCCCTCCGGCCATCGTGATCAACGTCGCCTACCCCGGTGCCTCGGCCCAGACGCTCGAGGACAGCGTGCTGTCCGTCATCGAGCGTGAAATGAACGGCTCGCCGGGCCTGATCTACATGGAATCGGTGGCCCAGGCCGACGGCACCGGCACCATCACGATCAGCTTCGAGGCCGGCACCAACGACGACCTTGCGCAGGTGGACGTGCAGAACCGGCTGTCGCGCGCGACGCCGCGCCTGCCGGCCGCCGTGACGCAGCAGGGCGTGCGCGTGGACAAGTCGCGCAACAACTTTCTGATGTTCGTGATGCTGTCCTCGGACAACCCGGACCTCGATCCGGTGGCGCTCGGCGACTACGCGGCACGCAACGTCGTGCCCGAGCTGCAGCGCGTCGTCGGCGTGGGCCAGGCCCAGCTGTTCGGCTCCGAGAACGCGATGCGCATCTGGATCGACCCGGCCAAGCTGCAGGGCTTCAACCTGTCGGCCACCGACGTCAACAACGCGATCCGCGCACAGAACGCCCAGGTGTCCTCCGGCACCATCGGCGACCTGCCCAACATTCCCGGCCAGGCCATCGCGGCCACCGTGGTCGTGAACGGCCAGCTCGCCAATGTGGAGCAATTCAAGAACATCGTGCTGCGCGCCAACACCGACGGTTCGACCGTGCGGCTGAAGGACGTGGCGCGTGTCGAACTCGGCGGCCAGTCTTACGCCACCTCGGCGCGCCTGAACGGCGTGCCGGCGGTCGGTATCGGCGTCCAGCCGACGCCGAACGGCAACGCGCTGCAGTCGGCCAAGGCGATCCGCGCCAAGATGACCGAACTCGCGCGCTTCTTCCCGCAGGGCGTGAAGTGGGACATTCCGTACGACAGCTCGCGCTTCGTGCAGATCTCGATCACCGAAGTGGTCAAGACGCTGCTGGAAGCCGTGGCGCTGGTGTTCGTGGTGATGTTCCTGTTCCTGCAGAACTGGCGCTACACGATCATCCCGACCATCGTGGTGCCGATCGCGCTGCTGGGCACGTTTGCCTCGCTGCTTGCGCTCGGTTTCTCGATCAACGTGCTGACCATGTTCGGCATGGTGCTGGTGATCGGCATCGTGGTGGACGATGCGATCGTGGTGGTCGAGAACGTCGAGCGCATCATGAGCGAAGAGGGACTCTCGCCGCTCGAAGCCACGCGCAAGGCCATGAAGCAGATTTCCGGCGCCATCATCGGCGTGACGGTGGTGCTGATCTCGGTGTTCGTGCCGCTCGCGTTCTTCGCGGGTTCGACCGGCAACATCTACCGCCAGTTCTCGGCGGTGATGGTGACCTCGATCGCCTTCTCGGCCTTCATGGCGCTGTCGCTCACGCCGGCCCTGTGCGCCACGCTGCTCAAGCCCGTGGAAGCCGGCCACCACCACGAGAAGCGCGGCTTCTTCGGCTGGTTCAACCGCGGCTTCTCGCGCACGGCCAAGGGCTACGAAAGCCTGGTCGCGCGCATCCTGCGCCGCGCGGCGCGCTACCTGATCATCTACGTGGCGATCATCGGCGCGGTGGCCTACACCTACACGCACCTGCCGAGCTCGTTCCTGCCGCAGGAAGACCAGGGCAACATCATCGTGAACGTGCAGCTGCCCCCAGGCGCTACACAGGAGCGTGCGCTGTCGGTCATGCAACAGGTCGAGGGCTTCATCCTCAAGCAGCCTGAAGTGCAGAGCATGGTCGGCGTGATGGGCTTCAGCTTCTCGGGCCAGGGCCAGAACGCGGGCCTCGCCTTCGTGACGCTGAAGGACTGGGAAGAACGCAAGGACCCGGCCCACTCGGCCAGCGCGCTGGCCGGCCGTGCCTTCGGTGCGCTCTCGGGCATCCGCGACGCCTTCATCTACCCGCTGAGCCCGCCGCCCATTCCCGAACTGGGCAACGCCAGCGGCTTCAGCTTCCGGCTGCAGGACCGCGCGGGCGCGGGCCACGAGGCGCTCATCAACGCACGCAACCAGCTCCTGGGCATGGCCGGGCAGAGCAAGATCCTCTCGCAGGTCCGCCCCGACGGCCTGGAAGACGCGCCGCAGTTGCAGATCGACATCGACCGCGACAAGGCCAACGCCTTGGGCGTGAGCTTCGACGCGATCAATGCGACGCTCTCGACGGGCCTGGGTTCGAGCTACATCAACGACTTCCCGAACCGCGGCCGCCTGCAGCGCGTGGTGGTGCAGGCCGATGCGCCGGCCCGCATGCAGCCGGACGACCTGCTCAAGCTGAACGCCAGCAACACGCAGGGCCAGCCGGTGCCGCTGTCGGCCTTCGCGACCACCAAGTGGGTCACGGGCGCCACGCAGACGGTGCGCTACAACGGCTACCCCGCGATCCGCATCAGCGGGGACGCCGCCGCCGGCTTCAGCACGGGTGCCGCGATGGCCGAGATGGAAAAGCTCGCCAGCCAGCTGCCGCAAGGCTTCGGCTTCGAATGGACCGGCCAGTCGCGTGAAGAAAAGCTCGCGGGTTCGCAGGCCATCATCCTGTACGGCTTCGCGATCCTGGCGGTGTTCCTCTGCCTGGCCGCGCTGTACGAGAGCTGGTCGATCCCGCTGGCGGTGATTCTGGTGGTGCCGCTGGGCGTGCTGGGCGTGCTGCTGGCAACGATGCTGCGCGCCTATTCGAACGACGTGTACTTCCAGGTGGGGCTGATCACGATCATCGGCCTCTCGGCGAAGAACGCGATTCTGATCATCGAGTTCGCAAAGGACCTGCAGGCGCAGGGCAAGGGCATCGTCGAATCGGCGCTGGCCGCGGCCCACCTGCGTTTCCGCCCGATCGTGATGACTTCGCTGGCCTTCGGCCTGGGCGTGGTGCCGCTGGTGATCGCCTCGGGCGCCGGTTCGGCCAGCCAGCGCGCCATCGGCACCGGTGTGCTCGGCGGCATGGTGACCGGTACCGCCCTCGCAGTGATTTTCGTGCCGGTGTTCTTCGTGGTCGTGCGCACCCTGTTCAAGGGCAGTGCGCGCCAGCGGGAAGCCGACAAGCGGCATGCGGAAGCCGCCGGCATCGTGGAGGAACCCAAGCATGACTAA